In Zingiber officinale cultivar Zhangliang chromosome 8B, Zo_v1.1, whole genome shotgun sequence, a single genomic region encodes these proteins:
- the LOC122016918 gene encoding EKC/KEOPS complex subunit bud32-like, with amino-acid sequence MDMDIQGVENEAFGFLVKQGAEARVFKSTFVGHLSIVKERFSKKYRHPLLDSKLTVKRLNMEVRCMTKARRLGVPTPVLYAVDPILHTLTFEFVDGLSVKEILLDFGLNGIVEEQLDDIAIQIGTAMGKMHDGGLIHGDLTTSNMIIRGETNQLVLIDFGLSFTSTLPEDKAVDLYVLERALLSMHSSCGNVMEKILSAYRKSSKQWSSTMNKLAQVRQRGRKRTMVG; translated from the exons ATGGATATGGACATTCAGGGAGTTGAAAATGAAGCCTTTGGTTTCCTGGTTAAACAGGGGGCAGAAGCT AGAGTGTTCAAGTCAACTTTTGTGGGTCATTTGTCGATTGTGAAAGAACGTTTCTCCAAGAAATATAGGCATCCCTTACTTGATTCAAAGTTGACAGTGAAGCGCTTGAACATG GAAGTTCGCTGCATGACAAAAGCCAGGCGTCTTGGTGTCCCCACTCCAGTATTATATGCTGTCGATCCAATTCTGCATACTTTGACATTTGAATTCGTGGATGGGCTCTCTGTGAAGGAAATCCTATTAGATTTTGGATTAAATGGTATTGTTGAAGAACAACTAGATGATATTGCTATACAGATAGGAACTGCAATGGGAAAAATGCACGATGGGGGTCTTATCCATGGTGATTTGACCACTTCAAATATGATTATTAGGGGAGAGACTAATCAGTTG GTTCTTATAGACTTTGGTCTGAGTTTCACATCAACTCTTCCTGAAGATAAAGCAGTCGATCTATATGTGTTAGAGAGAGCTTTGTTATCAATGCATTCTTCATGTGGAAATGTG ATGGAAAAAATACTGTCAGCCTATAGAAAGTCTTCAAAGCAGTGGTCATCCACGATGAACAAGCTAGCTCAAG TGAGACAGCGAGGTCGAAAACGTACCATGGTAGGATGA